aaatatttaagatgGGAAACATTTTATTGGCTGTATATAGATAACTATGTAAAAAGAATGAGACACAATGTTTTGTCCAATCCTTATCATGAAGTCTTTCAAGAAGAGGATACATGCCCACCATAAAACATATGACCACATGTTTGTATATCCCACTGTTACATAATAATCATTGTACTGTATTCATGATTATCACTGTTACTTGGCACCCTTTGACACTCAGTAATGGTAAGTGAATGAATTTATGAATGCATGAGCACTTTAGTAGCTTTTGAAGTGTAACTTTCAACGGTAACTGATAAATTATTTCAGCCTTGAATCTCCATTTCCTGTTATTTCAGTGTATGACATAAAGTAATTGACTATCACACATAAGACACCTAaacaagtgttctttttttttttctttcactttacatATCACAGCTCCATTCAACCCAAATAAAGATGCAGATAGCATAGTCAAGTTTGACACTTTTGGAGATGGAATGGGGCGATACAACGTGTTCAATTTCCAAAATGTAGGTGGAAAGTATTCCTACTTGAAAGTTGGTCACTGGGCGGAAACCTTATCGCTAGATGTCAACTCTATCCACTGGTCCCGGAACTCAGTCCCCACTTCCCAGTGCAGTGACCCCTGTGCCCCCAATGAAATGAAGAATATGCAACCAGGGGATGTCTGCTGCTGGATTTGCATCCCCTGTGAATCCTACGAATACCTGGCTGATGAATTTACCTGTATGGATTGTGGGCCTGGGCAGTGGCCCACTGCCGACCTAACTGGATGCTATGACCTTCCTGAGGACTACATCAGGTGGGAAGACGCCTGGGCCATTGGCCCAGTCACCATTGCCTGTCTGGGTTTTATGTGTACATGCATGGTTATAACTGTTTTTATCAAGCACAACAACACACCCTTGGTCAAAGCATCGGGCCGAGAACTCTGCTACATCTTATTGTTTGGGGTTGGCCTGTCATACTGCATGACATTCTTCTTCATTGCCAAGCCATCACCAGTCATCTGTGCATTGCGCCGACTTGGGCTGGGGAGTTCCTTCGCTATCTGTTACTCAGCCCTGCTGACCAAGACAAACTGCATTGCCCGCATCTTCGATGGGGTCAAGAATGGCGCTCAGAGGCCAAAATTCATCAGCCCCAGTTCTCAGGTTTTCATCTGCCTGGGTTTGATCCTTGTGCAAATTGTGATGGTGTCTGTGTGGCTCATCCTGGAGGCCCCAGGCACCAGGAGGTATACCCTTGCAGAGAAGCGGGAAACAGTCATCCTAAAATGCAATGTCAAAGATTCCAGCATGTTGATCTCTCTTACCTACGATGTGATCCTGGTGATCTTATGCACTGTGTATGCCTTCAAAACGCGGAAGTGCCCAGAAAATTTCAACGAAGCTAAGTTCATAGGTTTTACCATGTATACCACGTGCATCATCTGGTTGGCCTTCCTCCCTATATTTTATGTGACATCAAGTGACTACAGAGTAAGTCTTtgattgtttcttatttttcttgttctttctcctGCCAGTGTTTCTTGTGTAGTATTTAAAATAGACTCCTTTTATTTCATCTCAACGAGTTGGGTAATTTCAAATGCCATGATGAGCCTGTATattatatgttaaaattaattCTACATGTAGAGAGCATTTAATTCATACCTACCGCATACagagcactgtgctaggcacagaggggaagataaatataaatgatatgGACAATTACTCAATGTATAATCTAGTGGGATATAAAATGTAATACACGTACACATAAtattaattaaacttaaaaagtGATTGACAATAGAATAAGACTTAAACTAAGAATCTAATTGTGAATCTATTTGAGAATACTTTAAATTAGATATAGGAGGACTTGGCTACCATGGATCAATctgtaaattaaaatatacttgCAACATTAAGCCAGCATAAGTTTAAAGATAGAAACTTTCACTCATGCTTCATTACTTCTCTAAAACAGATTAAAATACGATGTTAATTTGCTATGTCTTTTCTATAGCTTtagttatatatacatgtatatttttctttaaatagttaAAAACTTTACTGTGCATATCCAGGTAACCTAATTAATGTTAATTAATACATTATTAGTAATATACAGTTCAAATTTCTGGGCTCCCTTATAATTACCATCTCTTTTGAAAGAAACTTCATCATTCCATTATAATATTCCAAATTGTTAAAATGCTACATAAAATGTAGCATTTTATAATTCTGATTTCAGTATCTTACAATGAGTGAGTATAAGAATGTTTCTCTCTTCAggcatttgttttttattctctatGTTTCTTAAATTGTCAGAGATTAAAGTTTTCCAGAAACATAATGGTTTACTTGCTGCACCATGATTTCACAAAATGAATTGCCTCCATAGGTTGTAAAAATCCTCAAATCTGTTGTTTACCAGCAATTCCTACATTGCCAAAATCTAGAAAATTGCAGCCCAAAAAGAAGACAGAGtggatataaaatttcagttagataggaagaataaTTCAGGAGGTCTGTTGTATAACATGGTGACTacattgtattcttgaaaatcacTGAGGGTCCATTTTTAAGAGCTCTTACCATAAAAAATGGTAAGTACGTGaaataatgcatatgttaattagctccaTTTACCCATTCcacaatacatacatattttaaaacatcatgctgtacataaatgtatacaattgtcatttgccaattaaaatagataaatacttttgttaaaaaaaatggcAAATCTGTTTAAAGCATGGGATCAAGATGTTGGCAAATTATATTGTGTCTAGTCGCTCTAAGTTATTCACAACCATGTGACTGAAACCTATGGGCTACATTAAGGGATGAACAATAATGACGAAGAACATAAGTTCAATGTTGTGGGGCAAGACTACCtataaaaattttggaaaattttaagaAGAAGAAACATCAGAGCTGGATCAGCAAAGTCAAAGAGCAGAGTATATGAACCACAGGGGAGTTGGAGTGTTAGAATTTGGGGATTAACCTGGAGAACTATAGTTAATGTATTGTAATGCCCCATCTCTATCTTTTGCCTTTATACATACATCTAGTCCCATAGatctgcatgattttttttttttaagtttttaggaAGCCAGTCTTAGCAGACATGATTTGGAGTACTGGGATGGCAAAATAGTTATAATACTAATTATTTTGTCCTGGACATATGATTTGAAATTCTTAATTCTCAAAAGAGCtgattaaaaaaatgacaaagcagAAAATACTACTGAGaataaataacattataaaaatttaattttattcagtgAATTAGCATTTACTTCTAAGACATACAAAAAAATGACTTTCTTCTTTACATGATAGCAATAGAGTAGAACAACGGACTGAACGGAATTAGCTGAAGACACCAGAGCTTTCACCACATAGAAGAAGTCATAAGGCAAATGAAATGGGATAGAGGTTGTGGAATAGAGTTTTTTAAGGTCCATGATAATTAAGGCATCCAGCGACGCTAAGATGATCTGAAGCCTCACAAATAATACCAATCCTAAGTttacaaaagaaatgagaaaggtaGACGGAAGCCTCCAATGTAGTGTTTTTCAAATTTGGCTGCGTATTTAATCAACTGGgtagcatcaaaaaaaaaaaaaaatacctgggacacagccccagagattctgatttaattggtctggccTGTGGCTTGGACATCAGGATTTTTCAAAGCTTCCCAGGTAACCCTGATTTGCAGCCAGGATTGAAAACCTCTGCCCTAATGAATCACATGCTCTTCTTGTCCCACCAATATGTCTAGTTTGGCCTGCACTGTTTTTGAAATACTTGTCAAAGTTAGAAACTTGAGAAACTTTACATAAATATCTGTATTCTCGGTTTCTCTTAACAAAGTAAAAACATGAGCCCAAATTCCTACACTCAACAATTAGCTGGACCTGAGCAGCGCTCAGCCCTGAAGACAGAGCACTCTTACTCCTGTTGCCCCTATCTCCCACTGATCTCTGAATTCTCACACGTGGTCCCTTTCACTTACAAACTTTCATAGACCCTGCAAGCATTTGAACTTGGGACCCTTGCTCTAGAAATTCCAGAACAAGACTGAGATTTAAAATTTCCCAGAGGAAAATCATGTGGTTCAGACAGAATCAGCAGCAATAATTGAAGAGCAGCTGAAAAAATTTTGAGCATCAAACAGTCAACAAAGTTTATATCTCAGTGCTTTGCCACCCATTGTGAGTTATAAATAAACATAAGGCAAGATTCCAGTCTTCACAAAGTTTATATCTCAGCTGGAAGAAAGATATtaaacaagaaagaattcaagaatTATAAACACAGAATAGTTTATGATTAAATTGGTGAGATAAACTCTAAATACCTGTGGGCTCCATAAGAGTTATATGGGTAAGATCATGATCTTTCCAGGATTACTTCTTGAAGACAGGATTTTTACCCCATAACCTTGGTGGGCAAACACAACTAAGGTATTTAGAGAATATAGGGAATATTCCGGAGACTAGACAGGAATGAACCAACCAGGAGGAAGCCATATCAGTCTTACTCAGGTGGAAAATGGGCCAGGGGCAAGGCTGGTTCATTTAGATGTTTAAGGGCTTTGAGGTcttgagtttgttttgttttggttatttgcTTGGGCAAAAAAGTGACATGATGAAAGGCAAGAGGGAAAGAAACCTTCCTGATCAACTTACTCTCCTAGATGCTTTAAACACATGAGCTCACTTATCTTCATTTTGAtaaaatttggaagcaaatttTATTATCCATTAGAAAGATGAGTAAACAGAAGATAATGAACTCCCCAGATGGCCAGTTAAGAAATAGTAGTTTTTCTGATTCAAATCCATGCCCTTCATACTGTAACACAGACGTATCCTTAATACGAAGGATGAATTTGAAAGGGTGGAGTCTAGATCAAGGAGGACTAATTGAAGCTATTATAGGAATTCAATACAGAGCAAACAAGACATTCAGTTAgaataaaaaattcaaaggatTTTTGAGAAACTATCCAAGTCATCTCCTGCTATACTGCAACTAACCATTCTCAGTTTAAGAATCAAACACTGAGTCATTGGGATCTAATACACAGCTTAAATTGTGTAAATAAAAATTCAGCCATGTTTGAGTGGAAAGTTATCCATAAAGAAATTCATTTATAGTAATTACTGAGTGTTTTGTTCATGTCTTCCAAAAAATATGTGAGGACTTATTATAGGCCTTGGAGATAATGTTATCAACATAGGCAAGTCTCTCCTCTTTTGTAACTTACAGTCTAGTGGGAATAAGGTGAAGATGGAGATGGAgcataaataatgaatgaatgaaaatgcagGCTCATTCAGTAGTGAATGCTgtaatgagattttttaaaatccccttGAAAAGTGGGTTACTGAAGtttatctcaaattttaatgtgcatgcgaatcacctggggatcttgttgaactaaagattctgattcagtaagaaAGGATGGGGACCAAGGATCTCCATATCAGTAAGCTCCCAGGAAATGGAGATGCTACTAGACTAACACCATGCTTAGAGTGTCAAGACTCTAGGTTCTTTTGGGGGTTGTAGCACATGAAACAATTTACTTACAGTAGGCAGAGTCTTGGAAATTGACTCTAGAATTTTGACAAGGTTCAAATACTTACAAAGAAATTCCTATTTTCCCATGCTGACTATTTTGaagattcaaaaatatatattatatctcaaattctgtaaaaaaaatttttgtcacCCCTACTTTGCTGGTACCTATTTCATAATATTCCACTGAAGAAAAAATTCCACTGAAGGGAAGCAGCCAGACATTGGAATTCTATGTGCTATGCAGATGAAACAGCAAGTTCAAACACTCTTAAACAAAAATatcttagaaaagaaaagcatatgGCTACAGTTTAATGACTAAATGGAAGAGTGATTTGATATGAGAAATAGGCAGGAGAGTTAAATCATGTAGGACTTTATAAGCCATAGcaaagaatttatattttattctatatggAAAGGAAAATCACTGAAAGATTTTTAAGCAGGGGAGTTTATGATCTCACATTTTAGTAGGAAAAAACAGGCTGCTGTAAAGACTCTATTACTATATGGCAAAAAGGCATAAATGAGGAGACTGGTTAGGAAGTTGAGGTGGGTACTGGGGTCAGAACCATCCGACAATAGGATGTTAACAATGGAGATGGTTAGAAGTAGAGGTAGAACCTGTCAAGAACAGTGAAAGGTTTTTACCCTGTTGCAATCTACCAGGTTAGCCTGCCACAGTTTCAGAATCCTTGTGTCAGAAGACATAAGACTCCTGATTCAGAAACAAAGAACTTTATTACCTTGTAGTCATAGCAGTAGCCAGAGTATCAACACTTGTGTAGGGTCCTGGAgtcctgatttctttctttctttctttctttttttttttttttccagacagagtttcgctcttgtcacccaggctacagggcaatggcatgatcttgggttcaggcaacctctgcctcccgagttcaagcgattctcctgcctcagtctcccgaatagctgggattacaggcgcgtgccaccgcactgggctaatttttgtatttttagtagagacagggtttcaccatgttggccaggctggtctcgaactcctgacctcaggtgatctgcccgcctcagcctcccaaagtgctgacgagagccaccacacccagccaagttcTGATTTCTACAAGGCAATGCAGAGTGGGCTAGGACACCTGCATAAGCAGTACTCAAAAGAGGAtcagtgttattttctttttgccttaggATCAAATATACAATAGCATAGTGCTGTTATTGATCCTAtccttatttaaaatgttgacatTGTGTTCATCATGGACTTGgcattatttttgatattttaaatattgcattaTTGTCTTGATTAATGCATTTTTGATGTCTCCTTAAATTTGTATCTCAGGCAAGTGCCTCACTTGCTTTACACTAGCCCCAGCCCTGCCTTTCCCCTAATAGGTTAGGGTGGTGATTTGGGTGTCTATCACCAACAAGGCTTAAAATTTTGGGTTCCTCCCCTCTCTGAAGTTCCTCAGCATACTTAGTCTGGTGTGTATGGACTTCACCCACCCTTCAGGATGGGGAAATTTTAATCTAACCTTAAGTAGTATTTTCCTTAAAGCAGCTAACATTAGGATGGGAGTAGGGGAGTAGGGCAGCACAGTGAGAGAGCAGCTCCTTGCCAATAAATAAGAcacatttgttttcagttttaagcACTCAGCAGCTACCTATGGCTCAACCATATAAGGTCCAATATTTTTGTGCACctaaaagaataaattatgaaataagaTCATCATTACTGTCACTATTCGCTTCAACTTTGGTGACCCATTGACTAAAGCCAGAGCCTATAGCTTTCTGGCTGGAACTCATGGCTTGTGCACTTTACTAATTTGGCCTTGACTCACACAACAAGTGTGACTTGCTTCTTTTTGATACAAAATTAACAGGGCGTTTGCTCTCTCATCATGATAATATCTCTTAGGGTCTTGCCTTGTTTTAGCATAagggttggggaagttttccagGGCTGTCGCTGATGGTAGGAATTTGTCTAGATTTCTTTGCATCCCTGTCTCATTCTTTGTGAACACTGTAAACCAATCCAGGTGAGTAAGCGCCCAAATACAAATCAGTGCCTCATCTATAGCTTCCCAGAAAGCTAAGTtccactgaaaaacaaaacaaaactctgaatCCTTTGACTGTCATCTTGGAATGCATCTAAGTTTGGAATAAGAGACTACAGCTGGGGATTAATCCTTTAAGGGCCCAGCTGTTGCCACTCTTCCTTAACAAGCATATGTGCCCTgatgtctcaacctcccaaggaaACCAGTCAAAGTTCGAGTGATTCACCTGGCTTCTACGTTCTCTGAAAATCTCTCAATGCTCAGCGTAGGTACATATCTCTGCAATTTTTGTGTAAAAGACAGTGGAATTTTATGCCTACCCAGGACAAATGTTAGTACTAGTTACTAGAATCAGGTGGATCTGAATCCAAACGGGGAGGAAATTCACCCCACTCTACCCTCCAGAGAAGAGTTAACGACAGCCAGGGCATCAGTCTAGGAGCTGTGTTTAAACCTACTTCCTGTTACTCAGCCTTCAACCACATCTCCAAATCCTCCTCCTTAACAGGCAATAAAGTGGAACAGTATTTATTCCTGCTTAACCATACAATTTGGTCAACATGTTTGCTACTGATTCCCACGTACTTCCTCAAATCCTGTTAATCAGTCCTTGAAGCcctcatattttctttctgaaaaagcCATGTGTCTGTTGGCATTCTTTCCTCATTGTCAAAACTGTCAAAGACTGTAGTGCCTGAGATTTTACTATACTTGCAAGGCAACAAGTTAGCTTACCACAGTTTTACTAATGCTAGCAAAAAGAACTTTATGACTCACAGCAATAGCAGTAGCCAGAGTGTCAGCATTTGCACAGGTTTCCTGAGTGCCACTTCTCACAGGGCTACACAAAGTAGTCCAGGTGACCGCTGTACCATCAGTGGGTTACATCACAGGAGAGGAACTCTGAGACTAGGGAACCTGAATCTTTTATAATGAGTAGTATGCTGCCCTTTGTTCTAGAGGTAGTCACTGTCTCTATCTTCTAAAGCTCTTTGCTACACAAAATCCTTGAAAAGACATTCTGGAACAAAGGCAGAGCCTTGCTCACAAAATAACATGAGAAGCTCATGTAGAATAATTTCCCAACAGAATTTGCTGTTGGACTGGATGTATGGGTGTAATGGTAAAATCAAGGATGGTCTTTAGCTTGCACACTGGGTGGCATCTGGTGTCACTTACTCAAACAGTGACACTTGGGGAAAGGGACCAAATTTTGATTACATTATTATGATATGCCTATTTCATTACCAAAAGAATATGTCATGATGGCAGTTGAACATTTAATTCTAGAAGCCCAAAGTATAGGTCAAAACCAATAATAATTGATTTGGACATCATCAATATTTAAGCCATGAAACTCAATGGGATGGTGAAGAAAGAGAGTCCACAACTGAGCTCTGGGCAAGTCCAGCACTTAAAGTTCAAGTAGAATAGATAACTAAGACAAAGAACCACCACTGAGGGAAAGATGTGTCCAGGAATCCAAAAGGAAGGAAGTGATTAGCTGTGTCAAGCATTGCTGCGAGTTCGACAAAGATGAAAACAGAGCATCGTGAGCTGGTAGTATTCAAAGGGTCAGAACACAGAATTACAGACAAAAGCAGACTTTTAATAGTGTGACTTACTGATGGAACTGGATAACTGAAACTATGAGACTGATATTTGGGGCTTTGTAGTAAAAGGTATTTCAAATTTATAACAGGTATGCTGAATAAACATGGTGCACAAACTATgataaaaatacaactttaatGCTCCTTCCGTTATCTCTTCAGTATTTAGCAAGGGTAATCATCCCCCACCCTGGGATGGAAATTCCTGTGCACATATTCAAACACCAAATGTTCACCACATGTGAGGCTCCATTCTGGTGCTGGGGATAGCACAATGAGAAAAAACGTTCATGACCTTGGTAGACCCATGAATTTATATGCTTTTAGGTAACATACGGTACTACCATCATTTTCAATTGAAAATTGTctttattaagaaattaaaatatctagTCCTATATAATAATCAAAACTATGTCCTCTTGGCATCTTCCTTGGTGTTCATGTTCCCCAATCCACCAGTTGCTACTTCCCTCTCAGCCCTGATTAAAGAGTAATAAGGAAGCAGTAAGATAGTTCTTCGTGGCTAGATGACTTTATGATCTCTAAGTTCACACATGGAAAGGTACATCCTTCAGATGCCTGGAAGATGACTAGAgggtgttttcatttttcacatgATCTTTAGAAGTTACCCTCTGGCCTTTTCCCCTGAAGGACCTTGAGTGAGTTGACAGGCAGTTCTCTTTTGTGATTTGTCTCTGGTGGCTCCATGCTCATTCTCAGGGCATCCAGCTATCCTACCCCAAGCCTCTTTCTGTGAAGGTCTCCAGGCCAAGACATAGGCCCAAGACCATGCATAATGGCTCTTGTGTGGCCCATCTTGTCCATGCATACCATTCACATAGCCTTTGCTTTGATAAATTCTCAGAACAAAGGACTACCCCAAGACAGTTGCAAGTTTTATGCAATGCCCCTAAAGCAATGAGCCTTTCCACCACCTTCTTGATTTCCAAGGCAGGAATCAGGTCCCAATTCAGGGCATCCTCTTCCTGCAGAAACATCTGACTTTTTGTAAACGGCCACATTGAAGCATTCCTTGCTTCAGCGAGGAGACAAAAATCACAGTACAGCTTCGCCCAAGATCCCCTCCTCCTAAAAGCCCCTTCTCACCTCTTCTTGTAATGTCTTAAAGTGTGTGAGTAGTTTCAAGGGTTATagaaatgctttcagaaaagGTTTGCTGGAAATCTTGCAAATTTGGATTTGTCTTCCCCTCCCATGATCTCTGATATCCTTCACACTGGCTTCAGAGTCAGAGGCAGCAACTGAGGCAGAAAGAGGACAATTCTAACATCATATTGTACATATATGTAGAAAACAAATTCTCCCAGATTTATGAAGACTTTTGCATCACAGAGTCAGATAGCAGCTTGTTTTCTGAGAAGTTGACAAGAAAGGAGCCTGCGATTAGGGGCCCCAAAGTGGAGAGCACTGGGATAGTTAAGAGAGACAAGAACTTTAAAATGATGAGGATGGATTATGCTTTCAGGATTCAAAGTAAACAAGGTCTAAAGAATTATGCCACAGGGCagcctgaatttttttaaaaaatcaaaggtaAAATGAAGCCTTCTAAAATTATATGGTTTCTCCAGTTATGTGTTCAGTCTTCAGCTTTCCTTGGTTAGAGAGGAAGGTCAGAGACTTTACAGAAATATTTCATAGATGCCTAAAGTCATTTGGGGCATTTGAAACCATGCTACTTTATAATAGCATGTGCCTaaggggaaaggaaaacaaatctaaAGTTACTCTGGGATGAGAATGAGACGACATGATAAACCCTGGTTCTGGGGAACTTTCAGGGAAAACAGTGAGGGAGAAGTGAAAATTATCTGTCAAGAATGGGTGTATAGAAGCCTAGAAAACATGAAGATTGAACAGTGAGTACCCGATGAATCAAAATTCCAGAGAGATGCCAACAAGATAAGCAAAACAAAGGTACCACAGAAGAAAGCTGATAGTGATCCCCAACAAAGAATAGGGTAAACCAGTAGTTGATAGGCAGAGCTTCCAGCAAGCAAGGGagatacaaaaatgtaaaaaaaaaaaaaaaaaaaccaacaaatttGTTTATAATAACCTTAAACCTTAAACAAGCCAAGTTCATAGACTGAAATCACCAGCAATCTGGCCACTTCATCATTGAATATGTTTTACTATTTAAGATTCCAACTTCTGTGGTTTTACAGaaatatctttataaaaatataaagaaaacaaacaagaaaatccaTGCGAAGTCTTGGCAAGCATTCAAAAGCACCCCACACAAATGGTGTTTGCTTACAAATCCTAAGCAATATTTCCAAGACCCCAAACATAGAAGATTCAATATAATTACTGTACTGATTTGGCTATAATCAGAATAGAGCTGTCGATTATTCTGGGTTTTTCATTTTGGTCTTGTTTCAGCACTCTCTTTAGTTGGCCATTTGACTGAATGTACAGCCAGACACTTACTAGCCAACCTTCTCTTGTAGGTGCAGACGACAACCATGTGCATCTCTGTCAGCCTGAGTGGCTTTGTGGTCTTGGGCTGTTTGTTTGCACCCAAGGTTCACATCATCCTGTTTCAACCCCAGAAGAATGTTGTCACACACAGACTGCACCTCAATAGGTTCAGTGTCAGTGGAACTGGGACCACATACTCTCAGTGTAAGTATGGAACTCAGCACTAACTCCTTCATATGTAACACTGTAGTCAGGACCAGCCTGCCAAGAACAGGCAACACATGTCTGTCCCCGTGAACAATCTCAATTCGATTTTACTAAGTATGGATTTGAACACTGTGAGTCAGGTATTGTGCTAGGTGCTGCGGATGCAGTAAGGAGC
The nucleotide sequence above comes from Macaca nemestrina isolate mMacNem1 chromosome 4, mMacNem.hap1, whole genome shotgun sequence. Encoded proteins:
- the LOC105475430 gene encoding metabotropic glutamate receptor 3 isoform X2, whose product is MSQSPGAGSPPPLPPRSAPVPARSCRCEVANLLRLFQIPQISYASTSAKLSDKSRYDYFARTVPPDFYQAKAMAEILRFFNWTYVSTVASEGDYGETGIEAFEQEARLRNICIATAEKVGRSNIRKSYDSVIRELLQKPNARVVVLFMRSDDSRELIAAASRANASFTWVASDGWGAQESIIKGSEHVAYGAITLELASQPVRQFDRYFQSLNPYNNHRNPWFRDFWEQKFQCSLQNKRNHRRVCDKHLAIDSSNYEQESKIMFVVNAVYAMAHALHKMQRTLCPNTTKLCDAMKILDGKKLYKDYLLKINFTAPFNPNKDADSIVKFDTFGDGMGRYNVFNFQNVGGKYSYLKVGHWAETLSLDVNSIHWSRNSVPTSQCSDPCAPNEMKNMQPGDVCCWICIPCESYEYLADEFTCMDCGPGQWPTADLTGCYDLPEDYIRWEDAWAIGPVTIACLGFMCTCMVITVFIKHNNTPLVKASGRELCYILLFGVGLSYCMTFFFIAKPSPVICALRRLGLGSSFAICYSALLTKTNCIARIFDGVKNGAQRPKFISPSSQVFICLGLILVQIVMVSVWLILEAPGTRRYTLAEKRETVILKCNVKDSSMLISLTYDVILVILCTVYAFKTRKCPENFNEAKFIGFTMYTTCIIWLAFLPIFYVTSSDYRVQTTTMCISVSLSGFVVLGCLFAPKVHIILFQPQKNVVTHRLHLNRFSVSGTGTTYSQSSASMYVPTVCNGREVLDSTTSSL